A genome region from Geminicoccus roseus DSM 18922 includes the following:
- a CDS encoding ABC transporter ATP-binding protein, with protein sequence MLEVIDAVHAYGDVVALDNVTVTAAPGEFLTILGESGSGKTTLLRLISGLEKPYKIGALRLNGVDVREVPAFSRNCTTVFQNYALFPHMTVGANVEYGLKVRGVAMPERQERAREALNLVRLADKYDRKIHQLSGGERQRVALARALVPRPAILLLDEPLGALDEKLRVDMQVELMEIHKTLGMTFVYITHSQEEALTMSDRIILMRKGRIEQAGPPPAIFDRPVSRFVAEFMGVENLLRAELVALDGDRATVQVGGARLDGRWSGKSRPPLGSEVAVGMRAERLHIADQAPDNDALNVLPGRLDSAIYKGKYLDRTVLTEIGPIKVRLWDSSSTTRDRGFVWWKKDDCMVMSA encoded by the coding sequence ATGCTGGAAGTCATCGATGCCGTGCACGCCTATGGCGACGTAGTCGCGCTGGACAACGTCACGGTCACTGCCGCGCCAGGCGAATTCCTGACCATCCTCGGCGAGAGCGGGTCCGGGAAGACCACGTTGCTGCGTCTCATCTCGGGGTTGGAGAAGCCCTACAAGATCGGCGCACTGCGACTGAACGGCGTGGATGTCCGCGAGGTCCCGGCGTTCTCGCGCAATTGCACGACCGTCTTCCAGAACTACGCCCTTTTCCCGCACATGACGGTGGGCGCCAACGTCGAGTACGGGCTGAAAGTCCGCGGCGTGGCGATGCCCGAGCGGCAGGAACGCGCGCGCGAGGCGCTGAACCTGGTGCGTCTTGCCGACAAGTACGATCGCAAGATCCATCAGCTATCCGGTGGCGAGCGCCAGCGCGTGGCCCTGGCGCGGGCGCTTGTACCGCGGCCGGCCATCCTCCTGCTCGACGAGCCGCTGGGTGCCCTGGACGAGAAGCTGCGCGTCGACATGCAGGTGGAACTCATGGAGATCCACAAGACGCTCGGCATGACCTTCGTCTACATCACCCACAGCCAGGAAGAAGCGCTCACGATGAGTGACCGCATCATCCTGATGCGCAAGGGCCGGATTGAGCAGGCCGGGCCGCCGCCCGCGATCTTCGACCGACCGGTAAGCCGGTTCGTCGCTGAATTCATGGGGGTCGAAAACCTTCTCAGGGCGGAACTCGTGGCGCTGGATGGCGATCGGGCGACGGTGCAGGTAGGTGGTGCACGGCTGGACGGCCGCTGGTCCGGCAAGAGCCGGCCGCCCCTCGGTTCGGAAGTGGCTGTCGGCATGCGGGCGGAGCGACTGCACATTGCCGATCAGGCTCCGGACAACGACGCCCTGAACGTCCTGCCGGGCCGCCTCGACAGCGCGATCTACAAGGGAAAATATCTAGACCGCACCGTCCTTACCGAGATCGGGCCGATCAAGGTGCGCTTGTGGGATTCGTCCTCCACCACCAGGGACCGCGGGTTCGTCTGGTGGAAGAAGGACGACTGCATGGTCATGAGCGCCTGA
- a CDS encoding type 2 periplasmic-binding domain-containing protein codes for MTRGKFDPSDPRMSRRSFVESALSLTALTTAAATLPAAVPGMSQQAWAAGEAVKGYGVTTAQLKDWSIMTKSIGVDIEYTPTNADIGVFMRDVMSNDLGATHDIFIFDGGTEKVLGPEGYYAEIIEDQPELTLWERTPDAWKRSDLIRAEGKQYGVPVIGNGDAFGYFPEVIDANPNGMDEIPWTTFFEGEQVKGRVAIDRSWLQSMTETANYLKHHGKAEIDDPADLPQEQARQVADYLVERKRAGQFRTIFTAFEEQVQLLSNKEIDMINCWEPATKEANNALGAGTVIYAFTVEGYYKWGHGAYVHTQAMERGNLDNIYKVLNYFLGGEYRAYQAKQRGYAGPNMDLGVQYAIEHDWPQEDIDLLKWTEEKVNRKFEKPFFGKSTPTNADVMEEEWQRFLNA; via the coding sequence ATGACCAGAGGTAAGTTCGATCCGAGCGACCCGCGCATGTCGCGGCGCAGCTTTGTGGAGAGTGCGCTCTCCCTCACCGCCCTGACCACGGCTGCGGCAACGCTGCCGGCTGCCGTTCCGGGGATGAGCCAGCAGGCCTGGGCGGCCGGAGAGGCGGTCAAAGGCTATGGCGTGACCACGGCGCAGCTGAAGGACTGGTCGATCATGACCAAGTCCATCGGCGTCGATATCGAGTACACGCCGACCAACGCCGACATCGGCGTGTTCATGCGCGATGTGATGTCGAACGACCTGGGAGCGACCCACGACATCTTCATCTTTGACGGCGGTACTGAAAAGGTCCTCGGCCCGGAGGGCTATTACGCAGAGATCATCGAGGATCAGCCGGAACTCACTTTGTGGGAGCGGACCCCGGACGCATGGAAGCGCTCGGACCTGATCCGCGCCGAAGGCAAGCAGTACGGCGTGCCGGTGATCGGCAATGGCGACGCGTTCGGCTATTTCCCTGAGGTCATCGACGCCAATCCGAACGGGATGGACGAGATACCCTGGACCACCTTCTTTGAGGGGGAGCAGGTCAAGGGACGGGTAGCGATCGATCGCAGCTGGCTGCAGTCGATGACCGAGACTGCCAACTACCTGAAACATCATGGCAAGGCGGAGATCGACGATCCGGCCGACCTGCCGCAGGAGCAGGCGCGCCAGGTGGCGGACTACCTGGTCGAGCGCAAGCGGGCCGGACAGTTCCGGACGATCTTCACGGCGTTCGAGGAACAGGTACAACTGCTTTCCAACAAAGAGATCGACATGATCAATTGTTGGGAACCGGCCACCAAGGAAGCCAACAACGCTTTAGGTGCCGGTACGGTGATCTATGCGTTCACCGTAGAAGGCTATTACAAGTGGGGCCATGGCGCCTATGTCCATACCCAGGCCATGGAGCGCGGCAACCTCGACAACATCTACAAGGTTCTGAATTATTTTCTTGGTGGCGAATATCGCGCCTATCAGGCCAAGCAGCGTGGCTATGCCGGCCCGAACATGGACCTGGGCGTTCAGTACGCCATCGAGCACGACTGGCCGCAGGAAGACATCGACCTCCTCAAGTGGACCGAGGAGAAGGTGAACCGCAAGTTCGAGAAGCCATTCTTCGGCAAGTCGACACCGACCAATGCCGACGTGATGGAAGAAGAGTGGCAACGTTTCCTGAACGCCTGA
- the groEL gene encoding chaperonin GroEL, with product MTAKRIRWGACAGEALARGADVAADLVGATLGPAGRSVLVGRSFAAPLMLRGGHTLLQQLELEDADQQMGVQAMRELAWRTSEEVGDGTSTAIVMARALLRAGLRAVSAGIAPADLQDAIDAHAKVVLRELASAGRPVSGRDQLVPLATQAAGGDTAIGALVADAHEQVGPHGVVQVQEGRGSTDEIEIVPGLHFDQGWISPHFVDDPKTQSVEIDDPLIIMHLGVLNDLGPIVPMLEMVAKAHRGLVLIAENVGGEALATLVVNKQRAGFKVAAVKAPGAGAWRALMLDDIAVATGGAMVAEHLGTRLEHLRPQMAGRAARIRITRSGTIITGGRADPAAIDLRRREIRDAIAREKHLSFDRDQHRKRLARLEGGIATLRLGGSSAIEIADRQKRAQSASAAVQAAQEGGVVPGGSAALIHAGRRARAVLPDDFLGRLVGQVFEAGLHAPLRIIADNAGLDGRMVVHRLAAGGDDTAFDVLGQNTVGSDFLGDPLPVLNAALSNAVSTASRLLGASVTITSDAA from the coding sequence ATGACGGCGAAGAGGATCCGGTGGGGAGCCTGTGCTGGCGAAGCGCTGGCGCGAGGTGCGGATGTCGCGGCTGATCTGGTTGGAGCTACGCTTGGACCGGCTGGCCGGTCGGTGCTGGTCGGGCGATCGTTCGCGGCCCCGTTGATGCTGCGCGGTGGCCATACGCTCCTCCAGCAACTCGAACTGGAAGATGCCGATCAGCAGATGGGCGTGCAGGCCATGCGGGAATTGGCATGGCGCACCAGCGAGGAGGTGGGGGACGGCACCAGTACCGCGATCGTGATGGCGCGGGCACTGCTGCGAGCCGGACTGAGGGCGGTGTCGGCGGGAATCGCGCCTGCCGATCTGCAGGATGCGATCGATGCCCATGCCAAGGTCGTGCTCCGGGAACTTGCAAGCGCAGGGCGACCTGTCTCCGGCCGGGATCAATTGGTTCCCCTCGCCACCCAGGCTGCCGGCGGCGATACCGCTATCGGGGCGCTGGTCGCCGACGCGCACGAGCAGGTGGGACCTCACGGGGTGGTGCAGGTCCAGGAAGGCCGGGGCAGTACGGACGAGATCGAGATCGTGCCCGGACTGCATTTCGACCAGGGCTGGATTTCGCCGCATTTTGTCGATGATCCCAAGACGCAGAGCGTCGAGATCGATGATCCCTTGATCATCATGCATCTGGGCGTTCTCAATGACCTGGGTCCCATCGTGCCGATGCTGGAGATGGTCGCCAAGGCCCATCGCGGCTTGGTACTGATCGCAGAGAACGTGGGCGGTGAGGCGCTCGCCACGCTGGTCGTCAACAAGCAGCGGGCCGGCTTCAAGGTTGCTGCCGTCAAGGCTCCGGGTGCCGGCGCCTGGCGGGCATTGATGCTGGACGACATTGCGGTCGCCACCGGCGGCGCGATGGTTGCCGAGCATCTCGGTACCCGGCTCGAGCATCTGCGCCCCCAGATGGCCGGACGCGCTGCCAGGATTCGCATTACCCGTTCCGGCACCATCATCACGGGCGGCAGGGCGGATCCTGCTGCCATTGATCTGCGCCGACGCGAGATCCGGGACGCAATCGCCCGGGAGAAGCATTTGTCGTTTGATCGCGACCAGCACCGCAAGCGCCTGGCGCGGCTGGAAGGTGGCATCGCCACCCTGCGCCTGGGTGGATCCAGCGCTATCGAGATCGCTGATCGCCAGAAGCGCGCCCAGAGCGCATCGGCAGCCGTGCAGGCGGCGCAGGAAGGCGGAGTCGTGCCAGGTGGCAGTGCAGCGCTGATTCACGCGGGGCGCCGGGCCCGTGCCGTCCTGCCGGACGACTTTCTGGGCCGACTGGTCGGGCAGGTCTTCGAAGCCGGCCTGCATGCCCCCCTTCGTATCATCGCCGACAACGCCGGCCTCGACGGCCGGATGGTGGTCCATCGCCTGGCAGCTGGGGGAGACGATACCGCTTTCGATGTGCTTGGGCAGAATACGGTTGGAAGCGATTTCCTGGGTGATCCCCTGCCGGTGCTGAACGCGGCACTCAGCAATGCCGTGTCCACGGCGTCACGCCTTCTCGGGGCCTCCGTTACGATCACTTCCGACGCTGCGTGA
- a CDS encoding hydantoinase B/oxoprolinase family protein gives MDSNETVADNRPGWAREGVRMAIISNRMESIARKMQNTLFRTARSGVLNTAHDFSCVILTADCDLLATAESLPIHTLIGPDIMCRTVRHYHPELKAGDCFLHNSPYEGDSHPADHCLIVPVVDDAGIVRFFVLAKAHQADCGNSRPTTYMGHAKDVYEEGALIFSAAKIQSGYQDNNDLIRMCKARIRVPEQWWGDYLATLGAVRIGERELLELGKEVGWDTLEQYAEGWFDYSERKMIDAIGRLPSGRVTVHSAHDPFPGVPDGIPVKVDMQIDAQAGKIVVDLRDNIDCQPCGLNLSEGCARTAAMVGIYNGILDHTVPANAGSFRRVDVLLRENCVVGIPRHPHSCSVATTNLADRVSNPVQRAIAEIAPGYGMADTGPIMPPAMGVISGKDPRHDGAAFVNQIFLGTTGGAGTPVTDGFLSIIHVGNAGLCRQDSIEVDELHHPVFVRRRCLLADTEGAGEFRGAPSAYAEFGPIDGCTMEVLYTADGTINPAAGTRGGGPGALSQAHKRELNGSLTELPACYGVKLEPGEYVVSRSSGGGGYGSPLHRDVQRVLHDVREGWVSVERAREVYGVVLTGNGSSLTVDQSATASLRQQMAA, from the coding sequence ATGGATTCGAACGAAACCGTTGCCGACAACCGCCCGGGCTGGGCACGCGAAGGCGTCCGGATGGCGATCATCTCCAACCGGATGGAGAGCATCGCCCGCAAGATGCAGAACACCCTGTTCCGGACCGCCCGTTCCGGCGTGCTCAACACCGCGCACGACTTCTCCTGCGTGATCCTGACCGCCGACTGCGACCTGCTGGCCACCGCGGAGAGCCTGCCGATCCACACCCTGATCGGTCCGGACATCATGTGCAGGACGGTGCGTCACTATCATCCGGAGCTGAAGGCCGGCGACTGCTTCCTTCACAACAGTCCTTACGAGGGCGATTCCCATCCTGCCGATCACTGCCTGATCGTGCCCGTGGTCGACGATGCCGGCATCGTACGCTTCTTCGTGCTGGCCAAGGCCCATCAGGCGGATTGCGGGAACTCGCGGCCGACAACCTACATGGGCCACGCCAAGGACGTGTACGAGGAAGGCGCCCTGATCTTCTCGGCCGCCAAGATCCAGTCGGGCTATCAGGACAACAACGACCTGATCCGGATGTGCAAGGCGCGCATCCGGGTGCCCGAGCAGTGGTGGGGCGACTATCTGGCGACGCTTGGAGCGGTGCGGATCGGCGAGCGCGAGTTGCTGGAACTCGGCAAGGAGGTCGGCTGGGACACGCTCGAGCAATATGCCGAAGGCTGGTTCGACTATTCCGAAAGGAAGATGATCGACGCGATCGGTCGCCTGCCTTCCGGCAGGGTCACGGTCCACTCGGCGCACGACCCCTTCCCCGGCGTGCCGGACGGGATCCCGGTCAAGGTCGACATGCAGATCGATGCCCAGGCCGGCAAGATCGTGGTCGATCTGCGCGACAACATCGACTGCCAGCCCTGCGGCCTGAACCTGTCGGAAGGCTGCGCGCGGACCGCTGCCATGGTCGGCATCTACAACGGCATCCTCGACCACACCGTGCCCGCCAATGCCGGCAGCTTCCGGCGGGTCGATGTGCTCCTGCGCGAGAACTGCGTGGTCGGCATCCCGCGCCACCCCCATTCCTGCTCCGTTGCCACCACCAACCTCGCCGACCGGGTTTCGAACCCGGTACAGCGTGCGATCGCGGAGATCGCCCCTGGCTATGGCATGGCCGATACCGGTCCGATCATGCCCCCTGCCATGGGCGTGATCTCCGGCAAGGACCCGCGGCATGACGGGGCCGCGTTCGTCAACCAGATCTTCCTGGGCACCACGGGCGGGGCAGGCACCCCGGTGACCGACGGCTTCCTGTCGATCATCCACGTCGGCAACGCCGGGCTTTGCCGGCAGGACAGCATCGAGGTCGACGAACTGCACCATCCGGTCTTCGTGCGTCGCCGCTGCCTGCTTGCCGACACGGAGGGCGCCGGCGAGTTCCGGGGCGCACCCTCCGCCTATGCGGAGTTCGGGCCGATCGACGGCTGCACGATGGAAGTCCTGTACACCGCCGACGGCACGATCAATCCGGCCGCCGGCACCCGGGGCGGAGGGCCGGGCGCCTTGTCGCAGGCCCACAAGCGCGAGCTCAATGGCTCCCTGACGGAACTGCCTGCCTGCTACGGCGTGAAGCTGGAGCCCGGGGAATATGTGGTGTCCAGGTCCTCCGGGGGCGGCGGCTACGGCTCGCCACTGCACCGCGATGTCCAGCGCGTGCTGCACGACGTGCGCGAGGGCTGGGTATCGGTCGAGCGCGCCCGCGAAGTCTACGGGGTGGTCCTGACCGGCAACGGCTCCTCGCTGACTGTCGACCAAAGCGCAACCGCCAGCCTCCGCCAGCAGATGGCTGCCTGA
- a CDS encoding hydantoinase/oxoprolinase family protein, whose protein sequence is MRLACDTGGTFTDLVVEDGDEIRLFKASTTPDDPVRGVLDALGLAATHYGLERSDFLARGQMFIHGTTRAINAILTGNTAKTAFLTTEGHPDVLVIREGGRIEPFNFTVPYPEPYVPRRLTFEVPERINAEGEVVKELDEAAVLRVIEKLREEKVEAVGICLLWSVLNSAHERRIGEMLAEHLPNVSVTLSHVLNPTMREYRRASATVIDASLKPLMFKYLNGLTNRLREAGFTGRTLMVTSGGGIMDAEAVARAPIHSINSGPAMAPVAGRYYASRDFDNAAAIVADTGGTSYDVSLVRDGRIPWTRETWLGQRFRGHMTGFPSVDVKSIGAGGGSIAWVDSGGLLQVGPKSAGSTPGPVAYGKGGTEPTVTDCSIILGYIDPDFFLGGTMALDRAAAMAALKEKVSDKLGLSVEETAAAVLALATEKMVGAIDEITVNQGIDPSTAILIGGGGAAGLNAVAVGKRLGCAGVLIPEAGAVLSAAGALMSELSSDYAQMLFTVSDRFPFEQVNEVLSELERRCKAFADGPGEGALEVVTEFSVEARYPHQIWEIEVPMASGRISSQTELDALKQAFHDTHKSIFEISDPHSEVEFVTWRAKVSCRLRESGSGRLPSPKGAGPMMHRRQIYFAATGWVDAPVARFEAMEAGEPVTGPAIIESSFTTVVVDPGTTAVRTEGGGLRVTF, encoded by the coding sequence ATGCGGCTCGCTTGCGATACTGGCGGCACCTTCACCGATCTGGTGGTGGAAGACGGGGACGAGATCCGCCTGTTCAAGGCCTCGACCACGCCGGACGACCCGGTGCGCGGCGTGTTGGACGCCCTTGGTCTTGCGGCAACGCATTATGGCCTGGAACGCAGCGACTTCCTGGCGCGCGGCCAGATGTTCATTCACGGCACCACCCGCGCGATCAACGCGATCCTGACCGGCAACACCGCCAAGACGGCGTTCCTGACGACGGAAGGCCACCCGGATGTCCTGGTGATCCGCGAGGGTGGCCGGATCGAGCCGTTCAACTTCACGGTCCCCTACCCTGAGCCGTACGTGCCGCGCCGCCTGACCTTCGAGGTGCCCGAGCGCATCAATGCCGAAGGCGAGGTGGTGAAGGAACTTGATGAAGCCGCGGTCTTGCGGGTGATCGAGAAGCTGAGGGAGGAGAAGGTCGAGGCAGTCGGCATCTGCCTGCTCTGGTCGGTGCTGAACAGCGCCCACGAGCGGCGGATCGGCGAAATGCTGGCCGAGCATTTGCCCAACGTCTCGGTGACGCTCTCCCACGTCCTCAACCCGACCATGCGCGAGTATCGCCGCGCCTCCGCCACCGTGATCGACGCCTCGCTCAAGCCGCTCATGTTCAAATACCTGAACGGCCTGACCAACCGGCTGCGCGAGGCAGGCTTTACCGGCCGGACGCTGATGGTCACCTCCGGTGGCGGCATCATGGATGCCGAGGCAGTGGCGCGTGCCCCGATCCACTCGATCAACTCCGGGCCAGCCATGGCCCCTGTTGCCGGCCGCTACTATGCCAGCCGCGACTTCGACAACGCAGCCGCGATCGTCGCCGATACTGGTGGCACCAGCTATGACGTCAGCCTGGTCCGCGACGGCCGCATTCCATGGACCCGTGAAACCTGGCTGGGCCAGCGCTTCCGCGGCCACATGACCGGCTTCCCCTCGGTCGACGTGAAGAGCATCGGAGCCGGTGGTGGTTCGATCGCCTGGGTCGACAGCGGCGGTCTTCTTCAGGTCGGCCCCAAAAGCGCCGGCTCGACGCCTGGTCCCGTCGCGTACGGCAAGGGCGGCACCGAGCCGACCGTCACCGACTGCTCGATCATCCTGGGCTACATCGACCCGGACTTCTTCCTGGGCGGCACGATGGCGCTGGACCGCGCCGCGGCGATGGCGGCATTGAAGGAGAAGGTCTCCGACAAGCTGGGCCTGTCGGTCGAGGAAACCGCCGCGGCGGTGCTGGCCCTGGCGACCGAGAAGATGGTGGGCGCCATCGACGAGATCACCGTGAACCAGGGGATCGACCCGAGCACGGCAATCCTGATCGGAGGAGGCGGCGCCGCCGGGCTGAATGCGGTGGCGGTCGGCAAGAGGCTGGGCTGCGCAGGCGTCCTGATCCCGGAGGCCGGCGCCGTGCTGAGCGCAGCGGGGGCGCTGATGTCGGAGCTCTCGTCCGACTATGCGCAGATGCTGTTCACTGTCAGCGACCGCTTCCCCTTCGAGCAGGTCAACGAGGTGCTGTCCGAGCTGGAGCGCCGCTGCAAGGCCTTCGCGGACGGGCCTGGCGAAGGTGCCCTGGAGGTCGTCACCGAGTTCTCGGTCGAAGCGCGCTACCCGCACCAGATCTGGGAGATCGAGGTGCCGATGGCGTCCGGCCGGATCAGCAGCCAGACGGAACTGGATGCGCTCAAGCAGGCGTTCCACGACACCCACAAGAGCATCTTCGAGATCAGCGATCCTCATTCCGAGGTCGAGTTCGTCACCTGGCGCGCCAAGGTGAGCTGTCGGTTGCGCGAGAGCGGTAGCGGCCGCCTGCCCAGTCCCAAGGGCGCAGGGCCGATGATGCACCGCCGCCAGATCTACTTCGCCGCCACCGGTTGGGTCGATGCGCCGGTGGCACGGTTCGAGGCCATGGAGGCGGGCGAGCCAGTGACCGGCCCCGCGATCATCGAGTCCTCGTTCACCACGGTCGTGGTCGATCCGGGCACGACGGCGGTGCGAACCGAAGGTGGCGGCCTGCGGGTCACGTTCTGA
- a CDS encoding hydantoinase/oxoprolinase family protein, translating into MSHALGIDVGGTFTDFVAYDRDKQKVEVWKELSTPTDPVVGIIGGLGRYKESDAAVEHIRLGTTVATNAILERKGATVAYVTTKGFKDVIFVQRGNRKYHYDASWVKPNPLAKRRHCFELDERIDAYGNVLKDLDEAEVRALGETIAATTEIQAVAVCTLFSYLNPSHEQRIKQILTEVLPDMPISISYEVLPKWKEYERASTVLADAYLKPVVSRQMGSMRKRLDEAGFKAPTVVIKSNGGEMTLDAAAEAPVNLVVSGPTGGVIASRHVARLTGIDHLVTLDMGGTSTDVSVILDGQERFTTAFEIEWGVPIQIPIIDIRTIGAGGGSIAWIDKGGMLRVGPQSAGANPGPACYGKGDLPTVTDANVLLGRIDPGNFLGGRMRLDVERARKAVTGVAEALGQDVDQTALAIVRIANSNMVGALRSVLIEGGLDPRDFTLCTFGGAGPLHVGELMSEMGIPRGIVPNHPGQFSAYGFIMTQARVDRQRTAQLTSNRFDKEKAAAIMTSLVEEATGQLTGQGFTDEIRVSRSLEMRYLGQNYELELTVDADALSPSADIERLWQAFHDAHKARFGFNTKGEIIEIVNFGVTAISNSAVPDVPRLDKAMGPPVPTSRRSVGYAQGRFDVAVYDRDMLRAGHVLDGPVIVEEAASVTVVCPGQRLTVDDYGHLLIDTIKA; encoded by the coding sequence ATGAGCCATGCCCTCGGGATCGACGTCGGTGGCACGTTCACCGACTTCGTCGCCTACGACCGCGACAAGCAGAAGGTCGAGGTCTGGAAGGAGCTTTCCACCCCGACCGACCCGGTCGTCGGCATCATTGGCGGCCTTGGCCGCTACAAGGAGAGCGACGCCGCCGTCGAGCACATCCGCCTCGGCACCACGGTCGCCACCAACGCGATCCTGGAGCGGAAGGGCGCCACAGTCGCCTATGTCACCACCAAGGGCTTCAAGGACGTCATCTTCGTCCAGCGCGGCAACCGCAAGTACCATTACGACGCGAGCTGGGTGAAGCCGAACCCGCTGGCCAAGCGCCGGCACTGCTTCGAGCTGGACGAGCGGATCGATGCCTACGGTAATGTCCTGAAGGACCTGGACGAGGCGGAGGTCCGCGCCCTGGGTGAGACGATCGCCGCCACCACGGAGATCCAGGCGGTCGCGGTCTGCACTCTGTTCTCCTACCTCAATCCTTCCCACGAGCAGCGCATCAAGCAGATCCTGACGGAAGTCCTCCCGGACATGCCGATCTCGATCTCCTACGAGGTCCTGCCGAAGTGGAAGGAGTACGAGCGCGCCTCCACCGTGCTCGCCGATGCCTACCTGAAGCCGGTGGTAAGCCGGCAGATGGGCTCGATGCGCAAGCGGCTGGACGAGGCCGGCTTCAAGGCGCCCACCGTCGTCATCAAGTCGAATGGCGGCGAGATGACCCTCGACGCCGCCGCCGAGGCGCCGGTCAACCTGGTGGTCTCCGGCCCCACCGGCGGCGTCATCGCCAGCCGCCACGTGGCGCGGCTGACCGGCATCGACCATCTCGTCACGCTCGACATGGGGGGTACCTCCACCGACGTCTCGGTGATCCTGGACGGCCAGGAGCGCTTCACCACGGCGTTCGAGATCGAGTGGGGCGTGCCGATCCAGATCCCGATCATCGACATCCGCACGATCGGCGCCGGCGGCGGCTCGATCGCCTGGATCGACAAAGGCGGCATGCTCCGGGTCGGGCCGCAGAGTGCCGGGGCCAATCCTGGTCCCGCCTGCTATGGCAAGGGCGATCTGCCGACCGTCACCGACGCCAACGTGCTGCTTGGGCGGATTGATCCAGGCAACTTCCTGGGCGGGCGGATGCGGCTGGACGTCGAGCGCGCCCGCAAGGCCGTGACTGGCGTCGCCGAGGCGCTGGGCCAGGACGTCGACCAGACCGCGCTGGCGATCGTGCGGATCGCCAACAGCAACATGGTGGGCGCCCTCCGGTCGGTGCTGATCGAGGGCGGCCTCGACCCGCGCGATTTCACCCTGTGCACGTTTGGCGGCGCAGGACCGCTCCATGTGGGGGAACTGATGAGCGAGATGGGCATTCCGCGCGGCATCGTCCCGAACCATCCGGGCCAGTTCTCCGCCTACGGGTTCATCATGACCCAGGCCCGGGTCGACCGGCAGCGCACGGCACAGCTCACCAGCAACCGCTTCGACAAGGAGAAGGCAGCGGCGATCATGACGTCGCTGGTGGAAGAGGCCACCGGCCAGCTCACCGGGCAGGGCTTCACCGACGAGATCAGGGTCTCGCGCAGCCTGGAGATGCGTTATCTCGGGCAGAACTATGAGCTGGAGCTGACGGTCGACGCGGATGCGCTTTCGCCCAGCGCGGACATCGAGCGGCTGTGGCAGGCCTTCCATGATGCGCACAAGGCGCGTTTCGGCTTCAACACCAAGGGCGAGATCATCGAGATCGTCAATTTCGGGGTGACCGCGATCTCCAACTCGGCGGTGCCCGACGTACCCAGGCTCGACAAGGCGATGGGCCCGCCCGTGCCGACCAGCCGGCGCAGTGTCGGCTATGCCCAGGGCCGCTTCGACGTAGCGGTTTACGATCGCGACATGCTGCGCGCCGGCCATGTCCTCGACGGCCCGGTGATCGTCGAGGAAGCCGCCTCGGTTACTGTCGTCTGCCCCGGTCAGCGGCTCACGGTCGACGACTACGGCCATCTCCTCATCGACACGATCAAGGCCTGA
- a CDS encoding branched-chain amino acid--2-keto-4-methylthiobutyrate aminotransferase, with amino-acid sequence MESPSPSIDWSAGAAYVDGQIVPIKEARIPVTDWGYRRSDVTYDVVGVYFGAFFRLDDHVTRFRRSMDKLRLKPEESDEDIKGILTRLVQRSGLKEAYVAMDCARGKPAPGLPYHPAYGRAYLICFAIPWVWLFTEEQQARGVHAMIARTPRIPPDSVDPTVKNFHWGDLTAALFEAHDAGFDTAVLLDHQGYLTEGPGYNAFAVINGTVVSPPQGALEGITRKSVQELCQELGIPFEIRPIPRAELEEADEILFSTTAGGIMPASRLGSRILGNDRPGPISARLRETFWEKRRQGWHATPIDYDLKS; translated from the coding sequence ATGGAAAGCCCCTCTCCCTCCATCGACTGGTCAGCCGGCGCTGCCTATGTCGACGGTCAGATCGTACCGATCAAGGAAGCCCGGATCCCTGTCACCGACTGGGGCTACCGGCGCTCCGATGTCACCTATGACGTGGTCGGCGTCTATTTCGGCGCGTTCTTCCGCCTGGACGACCATGTCACGCGGTTTCGCCGCTCGATGGACAAGCTTCGCCTGAAGCCGGAAGAGAGCGACGAGGACATCAAGGGAATCCTGACCAGGCTCGTCCAGCGAAGCGGGCTCAAGGAAGCCTATGTCGCTATGGACTGCGCACGCGGCAAACCAGCGCCAGGATTGCCCTATCATCCGGCTTATGGCCGCGCCTACCTGATCTGCTTCGCGATCCCCTGGGTGTGGCTGTTCACCGAAGAGCAGCAGGCTCGGGGGGTGCACGCGATGATCGCCAGGACGCCGCGCATACCGCCGGATTCGGTCGATCCGACCGTGAAGAACTTTCACTGGGGCGATCTTACGGCCGCCCTGTTCGAGGCGCACGACGCCGGCTTTGACACGGCCGTGCTGCTTGATCATCAGGGCTACCTGACGGAAGGCCCCGGCTACAACGCCTTCGCCGTGATCAACGGCACCGTGGTCAGCCCGCCCCAGGGCGCCCTGGAGGGGATCACCCGCAAATCGGTCCAGGAACTCTGCCAGGAACTCGGCATCCCGTTCGAGATCCGCCCGATCCCGCGAGCCGAACTCGAGGAAGCCGACGAAATCCTGTTCTCCACCACCGCCGGCGGCATCATGCCCGCCAGCCGGCTGGGCTCGCGCATTCTCGGCAACGACCGCCCGGGGCCCATCTCGGCCAGGCTGCGCGAGACCTTCTGGGAGAAGCGCCGGCAGGGATGGCACGCCACGCCGATCGACTACGACCTGAAATCCTGA